In one window of Laspinema palackyanum D2c DNA:
- a CDS encoding pentapeptide repeat-containing protein — protein sequence MTADLLSAPKLSFSKEELLQQYAGGMRDFNRLSLAKADLSGANLSGVYLGGASLTKADLSGANLSRANLSGASLSGANLTGANLTGANLAGAHLNWADLRGANLTGANLNNADVSGANLSGANLSGAKLNQTYLIGTNLTSADLREADLSLASLNKADLTKANLRQVDLTGAKLKQSNLNLADLTHANLSGANLKQANLSQAHLNWANLNRADIREANLCGANLSKANLSQTDLTEVCLKDAQLSGINFSGANLTGVDLSNKLLTGANLSGAELSLANLSGAYLIQTNLSEANLSEANLMGSHLMDADLTKANLSGANLSQANVVNVNLRGANLKGVIQPNGKARS from the coding sequence ATGACGGCGGACCTCCTGAGCGCACCTAAACTTAGCTTCTCCAAAGAAGAACTCTTGCAGCAATACGCAGGAGGAATGAGAGATTTTAATCGTCTGAGCCTCGCCAAAGCGGACTTAAGCGGAGCCAATCTCAGCGGTGTCTACTTAGGGGGAGCCAGCCTCACCAAAGCCGACTTGAGTGGAGCTAATCTGAGTCGAGCCAATTTAAGCGGAGCCAGCCTCAGTGGAGCCAACCTCACCGGAGCCAACCTCACCGGAGCCAACTTAGCTGGAGCTCACCTCAATTGGGCCGACCTCAGGGGAGCCAACCTCACCGGAGCCAACCTCAACAATGCCGATGTGAGCGGAGCCAACCTCAGTGGAGCCAACCTCAGTGGAGCCAAATTAAATCAAACCTACTTAATCGGCACGAATCTGACCTCTGCGGACCTGCGCGAAGCCGATCTCAGTCTGGCGAGCCTCAACAAAGCCGATTTAACCAAAGCCAACTTGCGTCAAGTTGACCTCACCGGTGCCAAACTCAAGCAAAGCAACTTGAACCTTGCGGATCTCACTCATGCCAACCTCAGTGGTGCAAATCTCAAGCAAGCTAACCTCAGTCAAGCTCATCTCAATTGGGCTAACCTCAACCGAGCAGATATTCGGGAAGCTAATCTGTGCGGCGCGAATCTCAGCAAAGCCAACCTCAGCCAAACGGATTTAACCGAAGTTTGCCTCAAGGATGCCCAATTAAGTGGGATTAACTTTAGTGGGGCCAATTTAACCGGGGTTGATTTAAGTAATAAACTGCTCACTGGCGCGAACCTCAGTGGTGCCGAACTCAGTCTTGCCAACTTGAGTGGCGCTTATCTGATTCAAACCAATCTGAGTGAAGCGAATTTGAGTGAGGCTAATCTGATGGGTTCTCATTTGATGGATGCAGATTTGACCAAAGCTAATCTTTCGGGCGCAAACCTCTCTCAAGCGAATGTGGTCAATGTCAACCTTCGCGGAGCCAATTTGAAAGGGGTCATTCAACCCAATGGAAAAGCCCGCAGCTAA
- a CDS encoding thioredoxin family protein has product MTLTPSTMLALGTPAPDFQLPDVVTTKTISLETFGDKTALVVMFICQHCPFVKHIQEELANIGSYYQDRSVGIVAISSNSVETHPQDAPEHLKAMALTLGFSFPYCYDQTQQVAIAYTAACTPDFFVFDGRRRLVYRGQLDDSRPGNNQPVTGKDLRSAIDAVLAGDPISQDQKPSIGCNIKWKPGHEPAYYGAW; this is encoded by the coding sequence ATGACGTTAACCCCTTCAACCATGCTGGCACTAGGAACCCCAGCACCGGATTTTCAACTCCCGGATGTGGTGACCACAAAGACAATCTCCCTGGAAACCTTTGGGGATAAAACCGCACTGGTTGTGATGTTTATCTGTCAACATTGCCCCTTTGTCAAGCACATTCAAGAAGAACTTGCCAATATTGGCTCATATTACCAGGATCGCTCCGTGGGAATTGTAGCCATTAGCTCTAATTCTGTGGAGACTCATCCCCAGGATGCTCCGGAACATCTCAAAGCAATGGCGTTAACGTTAGGATTTTCCTTCCCCTATTGTTACGATCAAACCCAACAGGTGGCGATCGCCTATACTGCTGCTTGCACCCCAGATTTTTTTGTCTTTGATGGCCGTCGTCGCTTGGTGTATCGCGGTCAACTCGATGACAGTCGTCCCGGGAATAATCAACCCGTGACGGGAAAAGACTTGCGTTCGGCGATCGATGCGGTATTGGCGGGAGACCCCATTTCGCAAGACCAAAAACCTAGCATTGGCTGCAATATCAAATGGAAACCGGGCCATGAACCGGCCTATTATGGAGCATGGTAG
- the glgX gene encoding glycogen debranching protein GlgX, which produces MSEPINMHLEVWPGKVYPLGSYWDGKGTNFALFSENATGVELCLFDKDGKEQRVSITEVDNHVWHGYIPGISPGQRYGYRVHGPYDPAAGHRFNPNKLLIDPYAKAIEGDVLNGPELSGYNWEDPEEDLSFSDTDSAHLIPKSIVIDESFDWEGDQLLQTPFHETIIYETHVKGFTKLQPNIPEEIRGTYSGLAHPAVISHLQTLGITAVELMPVHHFLAYPGHLADKGLKNYWGYDSINFFAPYSGYSSATVPGEQVQEFKEMVKALHKAGIEVILDVVYNHTGEGNHLGPTVSMRGVDNACYYRLVDDNLRYNMDFTGCGNSLNVRHPQILKLIMDSLRYWVLEMHVDGFRFDLASALARELYDVNNLGSFFNIIHQDPVLSDVKLIAEPWDVGPGGYQVGNFPLLWSEWNGRYRDTVRDFWRGEDRTLGEFAYRFTGSSDLYETTGRSPYASINFITAHDGFPLYDLVSYNEKHNEANGENNCDGESHNRSWNCGAEGDTDDPQVLALRERQKRNFLVTLMLSQGIPMLLAGDEMERSQGGNNNAYCQDSEISWLNWEFPEEKAQLLDFTRQLIYFRRKHPVFQRRKWFQGRPIYGKTVNDIAWFNPDGSEMADEEWSVGFAKAIAVLLNGQEIPRRNRYGQRVIDETFLLFFNAHWESIEFKLPEGLNEQQWVAVIDTKEPSFLEDGPTYTGNKTVPVFGQSVVVLRRSE; this is translated from the coding sequence GTGAGTGAACCTATCAATATGCATTTAGAAGTATGGCCCGGTAAAGTCTATCCCTTGGGTTCCTACTGGGATGGTAAAGGAACAAATTTTGCTTTATTTAGTGAAAACGCCACAGGCGTAGAACTCTGTTTATTTGACAAAGACGGCAAAGAGCAACGGGTTTCGATCACCGAAGTCGATAACCATGTCTGGCATGGCTACATCCCTGGAATCTCCCCGGGACAGCGCTATGGATATCGAGTGCATGGGCCTTATGACCCCGCTGCCGGTCATCGATTTAACCCCAACAAACTCCTGATCGACCCCTACGCTAAAGCCATTGAAGGGGATGTGCTCAACGGACCCGAACTCTCTGGCTATAACTGGGAAGACCCCGAAGAAGACCTCTCCTTCAGCGATACCGATAGCGCTCATTTAATCCCTAAATCCATCGTCATTGATGAATCCTTTGATTGGGAAGGAGACCAACTCTTACAAACCCCCTTCCATGAAACCATCATTTACGAAACCCACGTTAAAGGATTTACCAAACTTCAACCGAATATCCCCGAAGAAATACGAGGCACCTATAGTGGACTAGCGCATCCTGCGGTCATTTCTCACCTGCAAACCTTGGGGATTACGGCAGTCGAACTCATGCCGGTTCATCACTTCCTAGCCTATCCCGGACATTTGGCGGATAAAGGGCTCAAAAATTATTGGGGTTACGACTCCATCAATTTCTTCGCCCCTTATTCTGGTTATAGTTCCGCCACTGTACCCGGAGAACAAGTGCAGGAATTTAAAGAAATGGTCAAGGCCCTGCATAAAGCGGGTATCGAAGTCATTTTAGATGTGGTGTACAACCACACGGGAGAAGGCAATCACCTCGGTCCCACGGTATCCATGCGGGGGGTAGATAATGCCTGCTACTATCGCCTTGTCGATGACAATCTCCGATATAACATGGATTTCACGGGATGCGGCAATTCCCTAAACGTGCGCCATCCGCAAATCCTGAAATTAATTATGGATAGTCTGCGCTACTGGGTGCTAGAAATGCACGTCGATGGGTTCCGGTTTGATTTAGCATCGGCCCTGGCGCGAGAATTGTATGACGTTAATAACCTGGGGTCTTTCTTTAATATCATCCATCAGGATCCGGTCCTTTCCGATGTGAAACTGATCGCTGAACCCTGGGATGTGGGTCCCGGAGGCTACCAGGTGGGGAATTTTCCTCTGTTATGGTCGGAATGGAATGGGCGATATCGCGATACCGTGCGTGACTTTTGGCGAGGAGAGGACCGGACCCTAGGCGAATTTGCCTATCGGTTTACCGGGAGTTCGGATTTATATGAAACCACAGGCCGGAGTCCTTATGCCAGTATTAACTTTATCACGGCTCATGATGGGTTCCCCCTCTACGATTTAGTGAGCTACAACGAAAAGCATAATGAAGCCAATGGGGAAAATAACTGTGATGGGGAGAGTCACAATCGGTCCTGGAATTGTGGCGCAGAAGGAGATACCGATGATCCCCAGGTGTTGGCCTTGCGAGAACGCCAAAAGCGGAATTTTCTGGTGACGCTGATGCTGTCCCAGGGTATCCCGATGCTATTGGCGGGGGATGAAATGGAACGGAGTCAAGGGGGGAATAATAATGCCTACTGTCAGGATAGTGAAATTTCCTGGCTAAATTGGGAGTTTCCCGAGGAAAAAGCCCAGTTGTTAGATTTCACTCGGCAATTGATTTATTTCCGTCGCAAGCATCCGGTGTTTCAGCGGCGCAAGTGGTTTCAGGGCCGCCCGATTTATGGGAAGACGGTGAATGATATTGCCTGGTTCAATCCCGATGGCAGCGAGATGGCGGATGAAGAGTGGAGTGTGGGGTTTGCCAAGGCGATCGCCGTCTTGTTGAATGGCCAGGAAATTCCTCGGCGCAATCGGTATGGTCAGCGAGTCATTGACGAAACTTTCCTCCTGTTCTTTAATGCCCATTGGGAATCAATCGAATTTAAGTTACCCGAGGGCTTAAATGAACAGCAGTGGGTGGCGGTGATTGATACCAAGGAACCCAGTTTTTTGGAAGATGGACCCACCTATACTGGGAATAAGACGGTCCCCGTTTTCGGGCAATCGGTGGTGGTGTTAAGACGTTCCGAGTAG
- a CDS encoding cofactor assembly of complex C subunit B produces MDTTTLSSTFFLTLLMTIGLLFFIRASVKDRTEELQWVTEQPEEAILPELQGYFDRRAYRVKAVDGERNQVTFEGYVRPSWFLAIFLTLLAAVGMLCLGLILSMVIPQGGNLFLGLILLSPVAGWFYWQNSGRMEQVSLQVKSMESSGDNPTQNRITVTGHRDELAVLKQTLGPRYSQGKTTGLLELNSTNTATK; encoded by the coding sequence ATGGATACGACGACTCTCTCATCAACATTTTTTTTAACCCTACTGATGACGATCGGGTTATTGTTCTTTATTCGGGCCTCGGTGAAGGACCGAACGGAGGAACTGCAATGGGTAACCGAACAGCCGGAAGAGGCGATTCTGCCTGAGTTACAAGGGTATTTCGATCGCCGCGCTTATCGGGTGAAGGCAGTAGATGGGGAACGCAATCAAGTCACCTTTGAAGGATATGTCCGTCCCAGTTGGTTTCTGGCGATTTTCTTGACCCTGTTGGCGGCAGTGGGGATGCTCTGTTTGGGCCTCATTCTCTCAATGGTCATCCCACAAGGGGGGAATTTATTTCTGGGGTTGATTCTGTTGTCCCCAGTCGCTGGATGGTTTTATTGGCAAAATTCGGGTCGCATGGAACAGGTTTCTCTCCAAGTCAAGTCTATGGAGAGTTCTGGGGATAATCCGACCCAAAATAGAATTACAGTCACGGGTCATCGGGATGAGTTGGCGGTGCTTAAGCAAACCCTGGGACCTCGGTACAGTCAAGGGAAGACCACCGGGTTGCTGGAGTTGAACTCTACAAATACAGCAACAAAGTAG
- a CDS encoding DUF3155 domain-containing protein: MARRRKRKSRRRQEGRRILEHVPQYSIESGEDKPVTAARKFIKAEGIVPPALLLVKRNEHTTDRYFWAEKGLFGAQYVEENHFLFPSLKFFESKAEIPPVALSVR, from the coding sequence TTGGCAAGGAGACGTAAGCGTAAGAGCCGTCGCCGCCAAGAAGGGCGCAGGATTTTAGAGCACGTGCCTCAGTATAGTATCGAAAGCGGTGAAGATAAGCCAGTCACAGCCGCCCGTAAATTCATCAAGGCAGAAGGCATCGTGCCTCCAGCTTTGTTGTTAGTCAAGAGAAACGAGCATACCACGGATCGATACTTCTGGGCAGAGAAAGGATTGTTCGGTGCTCAATATGTAGAAGAAAATCATTTCTTATTCCCAAGCTTAAAGTTTTTTGAGAGCAAAGCAGAAATACCCCCTGTGGCTTTATCAGTCAGGTAA
- a CDS encoding sensor histidine kinase: protein MGASSEFVALCKSQVGLLSKGLGSSVSVVYLTEELAEDREAKLIPIVTYPETAVVWEENPARAIAGTEIPTEIPGRPTPDFPPTAISGEPPITGTDASLTPGPPLVSASSQRPVTVHLVEPIRYLNPEDEPIAEGEDLAQPRQIVLPLLHEEIVMGLLVTRREDRPWTDRERIQIEYIAQTIAIACILDRRQRWLSQQLRQHQRLQAEQHDLLDNLLHQVRSPLTALRTFGKLLLKRLREPDPNRDIAGSILRESDRVQELLQQMNLAIEPEEIAAVPDVQTEVPSETPMLEKRSPQLLLPAFDVEPCDIRTVLEPLLISAQAIASERHLQLNTEIPSELPPVLASSKALREVLSNLIDNALKYTPSGGEIYVKVGDKCQIEGVTLMAIAISDTGIGIPPQDLEQLFQRYYRGVKAQSDIPGTGLGLAIARELITQMQGEIEVFSPTPPQWRDPNWKNRPSSNHPGTTFIVWLQLSG from the coding sequence ATGGGAGCCAGTTCAGAATTTGTTGCCCTGTGTAAATCACAGGTGGGTTTGCTCTCGAAAGGGCTAGGATCCTCCGTGAGCGTGGTCTATTTGACAGAAGAACTGGCAGAAGACCGGGAAGCCAAGCTGATTCCGATTGTGACTTATCCGGAAACCGCTGTGGTGTGGGAAGAAAATCCCGCCCGGGCGATCGCCGGTACAGAGATTCCCACAGAGATTCCCGGGCGTCCCACTCCCGACTTTCCACCCACGGCAATTTCCGGGGAACCCCCGATAACGGGAACGGATGCCTCCCTGACCCCAGGTCCTCCCTTGGTCTCCGCTTCCTCCCAAAGACCCGTGACGGTTCATTTAGTCGAACCCATCCGCTATTTAAACCCAGAAGATGAACCGATCGCCGAGGGGGAAGATTTGGCGCAACCGAGGCAAATTGTCTTACCCCTGCTGCATGAAGAAATCGTCATGGGACTGTTGGTGACGCGCCGCGAGGACCGACCCTGGACCGATCGCGAACGAATTCAGATTGAATATATCGCCCAAACCATTGCGATCGCCTGCATTTTGGATCGACGCCAGCGATGGTTAAGTCAGCAACTGCGCCAACATCAACGCCTGCAAGCGGAACAACATGATTTACTCGATAACCTCCTGCACCAGGTCCGCAGTCCCCTCACCGCCTTACGCACCTTTGGAAAATTATTGTTAAAACGCCTCCGGGAACCGGACCCGAACCGCGATATTGCCGGAAGTATCCTGCGGGAGAGCGATCGCGTTCAAGAGTTACTGCAACAGATGAATCTGGCGATCGAACCGGAAGAAATCGCAGCGGTCCCGGATGTGCAAACCGAGGTCCCGTCGGAAACCCCGATGTTGGAGAAGCGATCGCCACAATTGTTACTCCCGGCTTTTGATGTAGAACCCTGCGATATCCGGACTGTACTGGAACCCTTGCTGATTTCAGCCCAGGCGATCGCCAGCGAACGGCATCTGCAACTCAATACCGAGATCCCGTCGGAATTGCCTCCGGTTCTCGCTTCTTCCAAGGCCCTGCGGGAAGTCTTGAGTAATTTGATTGACAATGCCTTGAAATATACCCCCTCCGGAGGCGAAATTTATGTGAAAGTGGGGGATAAGTGCCAAATTGAGGGGGTAACCTTGATGGCGATCGCCATTAGTGACACGGGTATCGGCATTCCCCCCCAAGACTTAGAACAGTTATTTCAACGGTATTATCGCGGTGTCAAAGCCCAGAGTGATATTCCCGGTACGGGATTGGGATTGGCGATCGCCCGCGAACTGATCACCCAAATGCAAGGGGAAATCGAAGTCTTTAGTCCCACTCCCCCCCAATGGCGAGATCCCAATTGGAAAAACCGCCCCAGTTCCAATCATCCGGGGACAACCTTTATTGTTTGGCTGCAACTCTCAGGGTGA
- the sbcC gene encoding exonuclease subunit SbcC, translating to MIPLELSLKNFLSYREATLDFHGLHTACICGPNGAGKSSLLEALAWSLWGNSRAGTEDDIIHTGEMEARVDFTFQTNQQIYRVIRSRQRGQSSALEFQVATTAEDLTANQLEHLEFRSLTEKGLRATQDKIIQHIKLDYETFTNSSYLRQGRADEFMLKRPSERKQVLATLLRLDHYDELAEQAKDRSREAKGQVQLLEQSLASLQQRLQETIAIAQNLDQVEAQILQGQEQVNHQRSQLQQFQQLQLQRQNWQQQIAHHQDRDRHLKDDCDRTHQELNLNHRRRQELEALLKQEGEILAGYHQYQQLQAQEEVQASKFQSYQQATQQRQQLQDQERKTLASLESQISSTQGELEYIRRQEGELQDILNKAPEVEAAIAKLQQARDRLTYLDELHTRVKPLMTRQQTLQVELDRIRTRLSARLEEIAGQIHRLEVEQDNSYVLEESLGEVAIAINALEKKRVYQQRVREKGLERRSFMERLMAQTSDYETQLAAVTQKIQMLQVPDALCPLCDRPLDEHHWDLVIEKQKAQEQGIINQLWVLKEQLATSDREIQILRQEYRELEEELKHYNALRERRGQLQAQIDATLASRDRLQHLTIEKQQLEQSLHTGSYAGELYQELQQVEQSLQQLNYNDQDRSLALNEEKRWRWGEIKQGQIQQSQRQMAQLQGRKPELEQRLTQLQAALQEQQTNSPLQQQIALLDRHLQTIGYDPQEHNRLRGALRTGQIWLGRLEELKQAQQQYPQIEQRIGELTRQLEARVGDRTALRQQMQALHQQLQDIPDPGDRIKATEKQIQLLRSSLDSLLATKGRLQQQQQHLAALQSQSEEQRKQLETSRRQERVYRELATAFGKNGIQALMIENVLPQLEGETNQILSRLSGNQLHVQFVTQRATRGRSKKNTKLIDTLDILIADARGTRAYETYSGGEAFRINFAIRLALARLLAHRAGTSLQMLIVDEGFGTQDREGCDRLIAAINAIASEFACILTVTHMPQFREAFQARIEVSKNQNGSQLSLSV from the coding sequence ATGATTCCCTTAGAACTGAGTTTAAAAAACTTTCTGAGCTATCGCGAAGCTACCCTAGACTTTCATGGGTTGCATACCGCCTGTATTTGTGGACCAAATGGTGCCGGAAAATCCTCCCTTTTGGAAGCCCTCGCCTGGTCCCTCTGGGGAAATAGTCGCGCTGGAACTGAGGATGATATTATTCATACTGGGGAAATGGAAGCGCGGGTGGATTTTACCTTCCAAACCAATCAGCAAATCTATCGGGTCATTCGTTCTCGCCAACGGGGTCAATCCAGTGCTCTGGAATTTCAAGTGGCAACGACTGCGGAGGATTTGACTGCCAATCAACTAGAGCATCTTGAGTTTCGCTCTCTGACGGAGAAGGGTTTACGAGCGACTCAGGATAAGATTATCCAACATATCAAACTCGACTACGAAACCTTTACCAATTCATCTTACCTGCGCCAAGGTCGAGCGGATGAGTTTATGTTGAAACGACCCTCGGAACGGAAGCAGGTTTTGGCAACTCTGCTGAGGTTGGACCATTATGATGAGTTGGCAGAACAGGCAAAAGACCGATCGCGGGAAGCAAAGGGTCAAGTCCAGTTGCTAGAACAAAGTTTAGCTTCGCTACAGCAACGATTACAAGAAACCATCGCGATCGCCCAAAATCTGGACCAGGTGGAAGCGCAAATTCTCCAGGGTCAAGAGCAAGTGAACCACCAGCGATCGCAATTGCAACAATTCCAACAACTCCAACTCCAACGCCAAAACTGGCAACAGCAAATCGCTCATCATCAGGACCGCGATCGCCACTTAAAGGACGACTGCGATCGCACCCACCAAGAACTCAATCTCAACCATCGTCGCCGCCAAGAATTAGAGGCACTGCTCAAACAAGAGGGCGAAATTTTGGCGGGATATCATCAATATCAGCAATTACAAGCACAGGAAGAAGTTCAAGCCTCTAAATTCCAATCTTATCAACAAGCGACTCAACAGCGTCAGCAATTACAGGACCAGGAACGCAAAACTTTGGCTTCCCTGGAATCCCAAATTTCTTCCACCCAAGGGGAATTGGAGTATATTCGCCGCCAGGAAGGGGAACTACAGGATATTCTGAATAAAGCGCCGGAAGTTGAAGCAGCGATCGCGAAATTACAACAAGCGCGCGATCGCCTCACTTATCTGGATGAGCTACATACGCGAGTCAAACCCCTGATGACCCGACAACAAACCCTACAAGTCGAACTCGATCGCATTCGCACTCGGTTATCCGCACGTTTGGAAGAAATTGCCGGTCAAATTCATCGCCTGGAAGTGGAACAAGATAACAGCTATGTTTTAGAGGAAAGCTTAGGAGAAGTGGCGATCGCCATTAATGCCTTAGAGAAAAAACGAGTCTATCAACAACGGGTGCGAGAAAAAGGTTTAGAACGTCGCAGCTTTATGGAACGGTTGATGGCACAAACCTCGGATTATGAAACCCAACTGGCAGCGGTTACCCAAAAAATCCAGATGTTACAGGTCCCGGATGCACTTTGTCCCCTCTGTGACAGACCCTTGGATGAACATCACTGGGATTTAGTGATTGAAAAGCAGAAAGCGCAGGAACAGGGGATTATCAATCAGTTGTGGGTGTTGAAGGAACAACTCGCAACGAGCGATCGGGAAATTCAGATTCTGCGGCAGGAGTATCGGGAACTGGAGGAAGAGTTAAAACACTACAATGCCTTGCGGGAACGTCGGGGACAATTACAGGCTCAAATTGATGCAACTTTAGCCTCCCGGGACCGTTTACAACATCTCACTATAGAAAAACAACAGTTAGAACAATCACTACATACGGGAAGTTATGCCGGGGAATTATACCAAGAACTGCAACAGGTGGAGCAGTCGCTGCAACAGTTAAATTACAATGACCAAGACCGCAGTTTGGCCCTGAATGAGGAAAAACGCTGGCGTTGGGGGGAAATTAAGCAAGGGCAAATTCAGCAATCCCAACGGCAAATGGCACAATTACAAGGGCGGAAGCCTGAGTTAGAACAACGCCTGACGCAATTACAAGCCGCATTACAAGAGCAACAAACAAACTCTCCCTTGCAACAGCAGATTGCGTTGCTCGATCGCCACTTACAAACCATTGGCTATGACCCCCAGGAACATAACCGCCTCCGAGGTGCGTTAAGAACCGGCCAAATCTGGCTGGGACGACTGGAGGAGTTAAAGCAAGCACAGCAACAATATCCCCAGATTGAACAGCGAATTGGGGAGTTAACTCGTCAGTTGGAGGCACGAGTAGGCGATCGCACGGCGCTCCGTCAGCAGATGCAAGCGCTGCATCAACAACTTCAGGATATCCCCGACCCCGGCGATCGCATCAAAGCCACCGAAAAACAAATCCAGCTTTTGCGATCCTCCTTGGATAGTTTACTGGCAACGAAAGGACGTCTGCAACAACAACAACAGCATCTCGCGGCACTCCAAAGTCAGTCTGAAGAACAACGTAAACAACTGGAAACCTCTCGTCGTCAAGAACGGGTGTATCGGGAACTGGCAACAGCATTTGGCAAAAATGGCATCCAAGCCTTGATGATTGAAAATGTGTTGCCGCAGTTGGAGGGAGAAACCAATCAGATTTTATCTCGCCTGAGTGGCAATCAACTCCATGTTCAATTTGTGACTCAGCGCGCTACTCGGGGACGCAGCAAAAAAAATACCAAATTAATTGATACCTTGGATATTTTAATTGCCGATGCGCGAGGGACAAGGGCTTATGAAACTTATTCGGGAGGGGAGGCATTTAGGATTAATTTTGCGATTCGGTTAGCATTAGCGCGATTACTGGCTCATCGGGCGGGTACTTCGTTACAAATGTTAATTGTGGATGAAGGATTTGGAACTCAGGACCGGGAAGGATGCGATCGCTTGATTGCTGCAATTAATGCGATCGCCTCGGAATTTGCCTGCATTCTCACCGTGACCCATATGCCGCAATTTCGCGAAGCCTTTCAAGCCCGCATTGAAGTCAGCAAAAATCAAAATGGTTCTCAACTGAGTTTATCAGTTTAA
- a CDS encoding Hpt domain-containing protein: protein MAVNLDRLQEISGGDREFEREILQAFVEDAWVSLNLLKNFLALNDYSAFSNQAHQLKGSSANMGLTVIQNIALELDTKGQQQNLYGTEQDLENIEKILNELEDYLSKI from the coding sequence ATGGCAGTAAACTTGGATCGCTTACAAGAAATTTCCGGTGGGGATCGTGAATTTGAACGAGAAATTTTACAGGCATTTGTCGAAGATGCTTGGGTCAGCCTCAATCTTCTAAAGAATTTCTTAGCCCTAAATGATTATTCCGCTTTTAGTAATCAAGCCCATCAACTCAAAGGGTCTAGCGCCAATATGGGCCTTACCGTTATCCAAAATATTGCCTTGGAACTCGATACAAAGGGACAGCAGCAAAATCTCTACGGAACTGAACAGGACCTAGAAAATATAGAAAAAATTCTAAATGAGCTAGAAGATTATCTCTCTAAAATTTGA